The following coding sequences lie in one Globicephala melas chromosome 15, mGloMel1.2, whole genome shotgun sequence genomic window:
- the ABAT gene encoding 4-aminobutyrate aminotransferase, mitochondrial, whose protein sequence is MASMLLTRRLACSFQHNYRLLVPGSRHISQAAAKVDIEFDYDGPLMKTEVPGPRSLELMKQLNVIQNAEAVHFFCNYEESRGNYLVDVDGNRMLDLYSQISSVPIGYNHPALMKLIQQPQNVSTFINRPALGVFPPENFVEKLRESLLSVAPKGMSQLITMACGSCSNENAFKTIFMWYRSKERGQSGFSKEELETCMINQAPGCPDYSILSFMGAFHGRTMGCLATTHSKAIHKIDIPSFDWPIAPFPRLKYPLEEFVKENQQEEARCLEEVEDLIVKYRKKKKTVAGIIVEPIQSEGGDNHASDDFFRKLRDISRKHGCAFLVDEVQTGGGCTGKFWAHEHWGLDDPADVMTFSKKMMTGGFFHKEELRPNAPYRIFNTWLGDPSKNLLLAEVINIIKREDLLNNAAHAGKVLLTGLLDLQARYPQLISRVRGRGTFCSFDTPDESIRNKLISIARNKGLMLGGCGDKSIRFRPTLVFRDHHAHLFLNIFSDILADFK, encoded by the exons ATGGCCTCCATGTTGCTCACCCGGCGGCTGGCCTGCAGCTTCCAGCACAACTACCGCCTGCTGGTGCCCG GATCCAGACACATCAGTCAGGCCGCAGCCAAAGTCGACATTGAATTTGATTATGATGGGCCTTTGATGAAGACGGAAGTCCCAGGGCCTAGATCTCTG GAGTTAATGAAACAGCTGAATGTAATTCAG AATGCAGAAGCTGTGCACTTTTTCTGCAATTACGAAGAGAGCCGAGGCAATTACCTGGTGGACGTGGATGGCAACCGGATGTTGGATCTTTATTCCCAGATCTCCTCTGTCCCCATAG GTTACAATCATCCTGCTCTCATGAAACTCATCCAACAGCCTCAAAATGTG AGCACATTCATCAACAGACCTGCCCTCGGAGTCTTTCCTCCTGAGAACTTTGTGGAGAAGCTCCGGGAGTCCCTGCTGTCA GTGGCTCCTAAAGGCATGTCCCAGCTCATCACGATGGCCTGCGGTTCCTGCTCCAACGAAAACGCCTTCAAGACCATCTTCATGTGGTACCGG AGCAAGGAAAGGGGCCAATCGGGTTTCTCCAAGGAGGAGCTGGAGACGTGCATGATCAACCAG GCCCCCGGGTGCCCCGACTACAGCATCCTCTCCTTCATGGGTGCCTTCCATGGGAGGACCATGG GTTGCTTAGCGACCACGCACTCCAAAGCTATTCACAAGATCGACATCCCTTCCTTCGACTGGCCCATTGCACCATTCCCACGGCTGAAGTATCCTCTTGAAGAGTTTGTGAAAGAGAACCAACAAGAAGAGGCCCGTTGTCTAGAAGAG GTGGAGGACCTGATCGTGAAATACCGGAAGAAGAAGAAGACGGTGGCGGGGATCATAGTGGAGCCCATCCAGTCTGAGGGTGGAGACAACCACGCATCGGACGACTTCTTCCGGAAGCTGAGGGACATCTCCAGGAAG CACGGCTGTGCCTTCTTGGTGGATGAGGTCCAGACCGGAGGAGGCTGCACCGGCAAGTTCTGGGCCCACGAGCACTGGGGCTTGGATGACCCAGCAGACGTGATGACCTTCAGCAAGAAGATGATGACCGGGGGCTTCTTCCACAAGGAGGAGTTGAGGCCCAACGCT CCTTACCGGATCTTCAACACGTGGCTGGGGGACCCGTCCAAGAACCTGCTGCTGGCTGAGGTCATCAACATCATCAAGCGGGAGGACCTGCTGAATAACGCGGCCCACGCTGGGAAGGTCCTGCTCACGGGACTGCTGGACCTCCAG GCCCGGTACCCCCAGCTCATCAGCAGAGTGAGAGGACGAGGCACCTTCTGCTCCTTCGACACGCCAGATGAATCCATACGGAATAAACTCATTTCAATAGCCAGAAACAAAG GCCTGATGCTGGGGGGCTGCGGCGACAAATCCATCCGCTTCCGTCCCACTCTGGTCTTCAGGGACCACCACGCACACCTGTTCCTCAATATTTTCAGCGACATCTTAGCCGACTTCAAGTAA